In one Bactrocera tryoni isolate S06 chromosome 5, CSIRO_BtryS06_freeze2, whole genome shotgun sequence genomic region, the following are encoded:
- the LOC120778941 gene encoding DNA/RNA-binding protein KIN17, which produces MGRAEVGTPKYLANKMKAKGLQKLRWYCQMCEKQCRDENGFKCHTMSESHQRQLLLFADSPGKFLFSFSKEFSDGYMELLRRRFGTKRVNANKVYQEYISVKDHIHMNATRWLTLSDYVKWLGRTGQVIADETEKGWYVTYIDRSPEAMERQAKAEKKEKMEKDDEERMMEFIEKQIEKTKSKNGAQEDETEKYTELRREEEQPLKLDIRLEKKFNPDTKLGPSALILKRPKTESRTDNDSEGEESDEIEEKVFKKPKTPKLDKRKDSSKESSKSALDELIKEEEAKKERANRKDYWLHTGIVVKFINKAMGDKFYKQKAVVQEVIDKYRAKIKFLDTGDKLKVDQAHLETVIPALDKPILVVNGAYRGCEAILKSLDERNYCVTIEISRGPLKGRIVEKIQYEDISKIY; this is translated from the exons ATGGGGCGCGCAGAAGTCGGTACACCGAAGTACCTTGCCAACAAAATGAAGGCGAAAGGTCTGCAGAAGCTCCGCTGGTACTGCCAAATGTGTGAGAAACAGTGCCGTGATGAGAATGGCTTCAAGTGTCACACAATGAGTGAATCACATCAAAGGCAACTCCTGCTGTTCGCCGATTCACCAGGAAAGTTCTTGTTTAGCTTCTCTAAAGAGTTTTCTGATGGGTATATGGAGCTATTGCGACGACGTTTCGGCACTAAGCGTGTCAATGCCAATAAAGTGTATCAGGAGTACATTTCCGTAAAAGATCATATTCACATGAATGCCACACGTTGGCTTACGTTGTCAGACTATGTTAAATGGTTGGGACGTACCGGTCAGGTAATAGCCGATGAAACGGAAAAGGGTTGGTATGTGACTTACATCGATAGGAGTCCCGAAGCAATGGAGCGACAAGCAAAAGcggaaaagaaagaaaaaatggagAAGGATGATGAAGAACGTATGATGGAATTTATtgagaaacaaattgaaaaaacgaaaagtaaaaATGGCGCACAAGAGGATGAAACAGAAAAATATACTGAATTGCGGCGAGAAGAAGAACAGCCATTAAAATTGGATATCAGATTGGAGAAAAAATTCAATCCGGACACAAAATTAGGACCATCTGCCTTGATATTGAAACGACCGAAAACAGAAAGTCGCACCGATAACGACTCGGAAGGCGAGGAGTCCGATGAAATAGAGGAGAAAGTGTTCAAAAAACCCAAAACACCTAAGTTGGATAAAAGGAAGGATAGTAGCAAGGAGAGTAGTAAATCAGCATTAGATGAACTAATTAAAGAGGAGGAAGCGAAAAAAGAACGTGCAAATCGCAAAGATTATTGGTTGCACACAGGCATTGTGGTTAAATTCATTAACAAGGCGATGGGTGATAAATTCTATAAACAAAAAGCTGTGGTGCAAGAAGTGATTGACAAATACCGTGCTAAAATCAAATTCCTAGATACGGGTGATAAGCTGAAAGTTGATCAG GCTCATTTGGAAACCGTTATACCAGCGCTTGATAAACCAATATTGGTGGTAAATGGCGCATATCGTGGCTGTGAAGCTATATTGAAAAGTTTAGATGAACGTAATTACTGTGTTACCATAGAGATTTCACGCGGTCCACTCAAAGGAcgaattgtagaaaaaatacaatatgaagatatatcaaaaatttattga